Part of the Candidatus Polarisedimenticolia bacterium genome, TGCAGGGTATGGGCGCGGCAGTGGCTGCAGAACTTCTTGAGCTCCAGCTTGCCGGTCGTCTTTTTCTTGTTCTTCGTCGACGTGTAATTCCGCCGCTTGCACGCCGAGCACTCGAACACGATGT contains:
- the rpmG gene encoding 50S ribosomal protein L33; this encodes MRDNIVFECSACKRRNYTSTKNKKKTTGKLELKKFCSHCRAHTLHKETK